A single genomic interval of Candidatus Uhrbacteria bacterium harbors:
- a CDS encoding type II secretion system F family protein yields the protein MAKKKEEKPKRAVQKKSTGRRKVSLRSRLFVRLSHTERMLLTKYLAVLLRSGVAIDEALNILVQQSSGPLKAILNELEDAVKSGRTLADGMEQFPHVFSAVYINLIRAGESSGTLQANLNHLATQLQKQHELQQKVRGAMLYPMIVLAGAIVIGGFIFLFVLPKIIPLFQTLKVELPFTTRAILWTLGFVKTYPLYVLAGLFLLVLLFLVVPRIRHLRPITHWIILHMPVIRHLSRNINLARFTRLMGTLLASGMPINDALTITRSVLKNFYFRRLFESAQAGVSRGKTLTDILESMPHLVPPMAIRLVRVGEETGTLPEMLDYLAQFYEQEVDDSVRNISSLIEPVMILSIGVFVGILAYSIISPIYQVVGSI from the coding sequence ATGGCAAAGAAAAAGGAGGAGAAACCAAAAAGGGCAGTACAGAAGAAATCTACGGGGCGGCGAAAAGTATCTTTGCGTTCGCGTCTGTTTGTGCGTCTTTCACACACCGAGCGCATGTTGCTTACGAAGTATCTTGCGGTACTTCTGCGCTCTGGGGTTGCCATCGATGAAGCGCTCAATATTCTTGTTCAGCAGTCATCCGGACCACTCAAAGCCATCCTCAACGAACTGGAAGACGCCGTAAAAAGTGGGCGCACACTCGCCGACGGGATGGAGCAGTTCCCCCATGTCTTTTCGGCGGTCTACATTAACTTGATCCGCGCGGGTGAATCGTCGGGAACTCTTCAAGCAAACCTCAACCACCTTGCCACGCAGCTGCAAAAACAGCATGAACTCCAACAAAAAGTGCGCGGCGCCATGCTCTACCCCATGATTGTGCTCGCGGGCGCTATCGTAATCGGTGGATTCATCTTTCTGTTCGTCCTTCCTAAAATCATTCCTCTCTTTCAGACGCTTAAAGTCGAGCTTCCCTTCACCACACGCGCCATTCTGTGGACGCTTGGCTTTGTAAAGACCTATCCGCTCTACGTGCTTGCCGGCCTGTTCTTGCTTGTCCTTCTCTTTCTTGTCGTTCCGCGCATCCGGCATCTCCGCCCCATCACACACTGGATCATTTTGCATATGCCGGTTATCCGGCACCTCTCGCGCAATATCAACCTGGCCCGTTTTACGCGACTTATGGGCACGCTTCTCGCAAGCGGTATGCCGATCAACGACGCGCTCACCATTACGCGATCTGTGTTGAAGAACTTTTACTTCCGCAGACTATTTGAGAGCGCGCAGGCGGGGGTGTCGCGCGGAAAAACCCTCACCGACATTCTTGAAAGTATGCCGCATCTCGTGCCACCGATGGCTATTCGGTTAGTGCGCGTTGGGGAAGAAACGGGAACATTGCCAGAGATGCTCGACTACCTCGCGCAATTTTACGAACAGGAGGTAGACGATTCCGTGCGGAATATCTCCTCGCTTATCGAGCCCGTGATGATCTTGAGTATTGGTGTCTTCGTCGGCATTCTTGCTTACTCCATTATCTCTCCCATCTATCAAGTTGTTGGCTCCATATGA
- a CDS encoding type II/IV secretion system protein: MPTRKTIVKAKDKIVSAVKVSPAGKTPGRANVESLIESAKSARAEDAVVRLFETLSAYAYGLRASDIHIEPDEKQGLLRLRVDGILRDDFTIPLPVHVQLIARLKILTRMRTDEHHAPQDGRFKFSVGEETVDVRASIIPTTQGEKAVLRLLSSQSHKLSLEQLGLAPNDLARVQRAIKRPWGMILATGPTGSGKTTTIYAILEILNKREVNISTIEDPVEFEIKGVNQSQVDQVAKLTFATGLRSLLRQDPDIIMVGEIRDQETAKIAVNASMTGHKLLSTLHTNDSATTIPRLIDMGVEPFLVASTLNCSIAQRLVRRTCPDCRGQKSFSKKEAGQILAENVIEKLFEKKSSVTVAEAKGCSACGQSGYRGRLGIYEVLENSEAIQKLIIGRASSAEIKRQALAEGMTTIEEDGIRKIVSLDTTVEEFIRVMQE; the protein is encoded by the coding sequence ATGCCTACCCGAAAAACAATCGTCAAAGCTAAAGACAAAATCGTCTCGGCGGTAAAAGTTTCTCCTGCGGGAAAAACGCCGGGCCGTGCGAACGTTGAAAGTCTCATTGAGTCCGCAAAGTCGGCCCGGGCCGAAGATGCTGTTGTCCGCTTGTTTGAAACGCTTTCGGCATATGCGTATGGACTCCGCGCCTCAGATATTCATATTGAACCAGATGAAAAGCAGGGGCTTCTGCGGCTTCGTGTGGATGGAATTCTCCGTGATGATTTTACGATTCCCCTGCCCGTGCACGTCCAGCTCATTGCACGCCTTAAAATTCTCACGCGCATGCGCACCGACGAGCATCATGCTCCGCAGGATGGACGGTTTAAATTTTCCGTAGGCGAGGAGACAGTGGATGTGCGCGCTTCCATCATTCCCACCACCCAGGGCGAGAAAGCCGTTCTGCGGCTTCTCTCCAGCCAATCGCACAAACTTTCTCTGGAGCAGCTCGGACTTGCGCCAAACGACCTCGCCCGCGTGCAGCGCGCTATCAAACGCCCGTGGGGTATGATTCTTGCTACCGGACCAACCGGATCGGGAAAAACAACAACGATCTACGCCATCTTGGAAATTCTAAACAAGCGAGAGGTAAACATCTCCACTATTGAAGACCCCGTGGAGTTCGAAATCAAGGGAGTAAACCAGAGCCAAGTGGACCAAGTGGCCAAGCTCACGTTTGCCACAGGCCTCCGTTCCTTGCTGCGCCAAGACCCCGACATCATCATGGTAGGAGAGATCCGCGACCAAGAAACAGCAAAAATCGCCGTTAATGCCTCCATGACCGGTCACAAGCTCCTCTCCACTCTCCACACAAATGATTCCGCCACAACGATCCCCCGCCTTATTGATATGGGAGTCGAGCCTTTTCTTGTCGCTTCCACATTGAACTGTTCTATCGCACAGCGTTTGGTACGCCGCACATGTCCTGACTGTCGTGGGCAGAAATCTTTTTCAAAGAAGGAAGCCGGACAAATTCTGGCAGAGAATGTCATTGAAAAGTTATTTGAAAAGAAAAGTTCCGTTACCGTGGCCGAGGCAAAAGGATGCTCCGCTTGTGGACAAAGCGGGTACAGGGGGCGGCTCGGTATTTATGAGGTGCTGGAAAATTCTGAAGCAATCCAAAAACTTATCATCGGGCGCGCAAGCAGTGCGGAAATTAAAAGGCAGGCACTCGCGGAGGGTATGACAACAATTGAAGAGGACGGCATTCGTAAAATTGTTTCTCTCGATACAACTGTGGAGGAATTTATTCGCGTCATGCAAGAGTAG
- a CDS encoding prepilin-type N-terminal cleavage/methylation domain-containing protein: MQQRGFTLVELLIVIAVIAIIAAGVFVALDPAQRFQEARDSQRWSDVSALISAVKTDQVDNGGAYLASIAALTAGNYHVIGTNAAGCNAGCTAQTTQAACVDLTGLATEGYLGSVPTDPSGGTAAFTDYYLMRNAAGVVTVGACDPEAAADISIAR; this comes from the coding sequence ATGCAACAAAGAGGTTTTACCCTTGTTGAGCTCCTCATTGTGATCGCGGTCATTGCGATCATCGCGGCGGGAGTGTTCGTCGCTTTGGATCCGGCACAGCGGTTTCAAGAAGCGCGCGATTCGCAACGCTGGAGTGATGTGAGCGCCCTTATTTCGGCCGTAAAGACGGATCAAGTGGACAACGGCGGCGCATATCTTGCCTCCATTGCGGCACTGACGGCAGGAAATTATCATGTGATTGGGACAAACGCTGCCGGATGTAATGCGGGATGTACAGCACAAACGACACAGGCAGCTTGTGTGGACCTTACGGGCCTTGCAACGGAGGGCTACTTGGGGAGTGTTCCAACCGATCCGAGCGGTGGCACGGCGGCGTTTACGGATTACTACCTTATGCGCAACGCAGCGGGTGTGGTGACCGTCGGTGCATGTGACCCGGAGGCAGCTGCAGATATTAGTATTGCCAGATAG
- the rpmG gene encoding 50S ribosomal protein L33 gives MSQENLIKLVSQGDNTGAGKGHVIFSRKNKKTLKERLELSKFNPLVRKHTVYKESK, from the coding sequence ATGTCACAAGAAAACCTCATCAAACTTGTGTCCCAGGGGGACAACACCGGGGCGGGGAAAGGGCACGTCATCTTCTCGCGGAAAAACAAAAAGACGCTCAAGGAACGCCTCGAGCTCTCGAAGTTCAACCCGCTTGTCCGCAAACACACGGTTTATAAAGAGTCCAAATAA
- a CDS encoding ABC transporter ATP-binding protein — MPIIELHSLSKTYRSYKKQAGFLGTLRSLVHRESLEVPAVQDLTFSIEEGEVVGFLGPNGAGKTTTLKMLSGILWPTSGSATVMGFVPWERKDAFRRQFSIVMGQKNQLWWDLPAKDSFLLNKEIYEIPDQTYRKRVSELSEFLRIEDVLEIPVRKLSLGERMKCELLNSLLHNPRVLFLDEPTIGLDVVSQQSIRDFLHTWNREKKTTIVLTSHTMADVEALCRRAIVIDKGVLFYDGSLETLVGSVIDYKEVTVVLEHPHTKAVLEGFGKLVEFHPQRAVFHIPHKEVRSRVEKMLGALPLSDLLIENVPLEEAVRCIFERRRGKENH; from the coding sequence ATGCCCATCATCGAACTCCATTCTCTCTCCAAGACCTATCGCTCGTATAAAAAACAGGCGGGGTTTTTGGGAACGCTTCGATCACTCGTCCATCGGGAGTCTCTGGAAGTTCCCGCAGTGCAAGATCTCACGTTCTCCATCGAGGAAGGAGAGGTCGTGGGATTCCTCGGCCCAAACGGCGCAGGGAAAACAACAACGCTCAAGATGCTCTCGGGAATCCTCTGGCCCACATCGGGGAGCGCAACCGTCATGGGCTTCGTTCCGTGGGAGCGTAAGGATGCCTTCCGTCGGCAATTCTCCATCGTCATGGGACAGAAAAATCAGCTGTGGTGGGACCTGCCTGCAAAAGACAGTTTCCTTCTCAATAAGGAAATCTATGAGATCCCCGATCAGACGTATCGTAAACGCGTGTCGGAGCTTTCCGAGTTCTTGCGCATTGAAGACGTGCTGGAAATTCCAGTACGCAAACTCTCACTTGGCGAACGCATGAAGTGCGAGTTGCTCAACTCACTCCTGCATAATCCGCGTGTCCTCTTTCTGGACGAGCCGACCATCGGGCTCGATGTCGTCTCCCAACAGTCTATCCGGGACTTCTTGCACACATGGAATCGTGAAAAGAAAACCACCATCGTTCTCACCTCCCATACGATGGCAGACGTAGAGGCGCTCTGCCGGCGCGCCATCGTGATTGATAAGGGTGTTCTCTTTTATGATGGATCGCTCGAAACGCTTGTGGGAAGCGTGATTGACTACAAAGAAGTGACCGTCGTCCTGGAACATCCGCACACGAAAGCGGTACTCGAAGGCTTCGGAAAGTTGGTAGAGTTCCACCCGCAACGAGCCGTGTTTCACATCCCTCATAAGGAGGTCCGCAGCCGCGTGGAAAAAATGCTTGGCGCTCTTCCCCTAAGCGATCTCCTTATTGAAAACGTACCGCTCGAGGAAGCAGTACGTTGTATTTTCGAGCGGCGCAGGGGGAAGGAAAATCATTGA
- a CDS encoding ABC-2 family transporter protein yields the protein MLTFFVGKLLRMGIFFAFTVALFTHTQSIGGFGKGELLLFFAIMNAIDVIVQLFWRGLSHVHELIHAGALDTILTKPLSPLFWAAFHMFDLFDVTTLPVVGWMVWYALSSLSVQPSWEGWLAGGVLFLCGIVIAFAFNLMSAALGFWMESGYATWFLYRHFLASARIPPEFFPSLLRSVLLFVIPIFLIVAFPVRALLGELSPILVGVAIGLTLLWFSASVMVWNKAVRHYTSASS from the coding sequence ATGTTGACCTTCTTTGTCGGAAAACTTCTGCGCATGGGGATTTTCTTTGCCTTCACCGTCGCTCTCTTCACACACACACAAAGTATAGGCGGATTCGGGAAAGGCGAGCTTCTGCTCTTCTTCGCCATCATGAACGCGATTGATGTCATCGTTCAGCTTTTTTGGCGCGGCCTCTCCCACGTGCACGAGCTGATCCATGCTGGGGCGCTCGATACCATTCTTACAAAGCCCCTCTCGCCTCTGTTTTGGGCCGCGTTCCATATGTTCGATCTCTTTGACGTGACGACCCTCCCCGTTGTTGGATGGATGGTATGGTACGCTCTCTCTTCCCTCTCCGTGCAACCTTCCTGGGAGGGATGGCTTGCGGGAGGCGTGTTGTTCCTTTGTGGCATCGTGATCGCGTTTGCCTTCAACCTGATGAGCGCTGCTCTGGGCTTCTGGATGGAGTCCGGTTATGCCACGTGGTTTTTGTATCGCCACTTTCTGGCAAGCGCGCGCATCCCGCCAGAATTTTTCCCCTCCCTGCTTCGCTCCGTCTTACTTTTTGTCATTCCGATTTTCTTGATTGTCGCTTTCCCCGTTCGCGCCCTTCTTGGAGAACTATCTCCGATCCTCGTGGGAGTCGCCATCGGGCTGACCCTGCTATGGTTCTCTGCCTCCGTCATGGTCTGGAACAAAGCCGTGCGGCACTATACTTCCGCCAGTTCCTAA
- a CDS encoding ABC-2 family transporter protein: MKWLRKYTTTFSLALSARLVYRLPFVLALIQDLIIFGSLLFFFQAFPKNAVSLPTLLTTIILNALLAPLIIHAQVMHTIADEISDGGLVNYLLRPIRYFGFWFSRSLALRSINAVIGLFIIGILVVGFPYIELLPPANTTSLLLFILLLVGGLLIAVLLDMGVGTVAFWTHRSFGPRWLMYVGMYFLSGIYTPFMLFPESARAILTHTPFAYILYTPIQAYLGNYSTWPEILSILLTQWFWVALIFTTLSLSWRAGVRSYEAYGR; this comes from the coding sequence ATGAAATGGCTCCGGAAATACACAACCACGTTCTCGTTAGCTCTTTCCGCGCGACTTGTGTATCGTCTCCCTTTTGTTCTCGCATTAATCCAAGACCTTATTATTTTCGGCTCTCTCCTCTTTTTCTTCCAAGCATTTCCTAAAAACGCCGTATCGTTACCGACTCTGTTGACAACCATCATCTTAAACGCCCTTCTTGCTCCGCTTATCATCCACGCCCAAGTCATGCACACCATCGCCGACGAAATCAGCGATGGAGGGCTTGTAAATTATCTCTTGCGCCCAATCCGCTATTTCGGATTTTGGTTTAGCCGCTCTTTAGCCCTCCGGTCTATCAATGCTGTCATTGGCCTTTTCATTATCGGCATTCTTGTCGTTGGTTTTCCCTACATCGAGCTTTTACCACCGGCAAACACCACGTCTTTACTCCTCTTCATCCTTCTTCTTGTCGGCGGCCTTCTTATTGCCGTTCTGCTCGACATGGGGGTAGGCACGGTCGCGTTTTGGACACACCGCTCTTTTGGTCCACGTTGGCTTATGTATGTCGGCATGTACTTCTTGAGTGGTATCTACACTCCTTTCATGCTTTTTCCAGAGTCCGCGCGCGCGATCCTGACGCACACACCGTTCGCCTACATTCTTTACACCCCCATCCAAGCATATCTCGGAAATTACTCCACATGGCCAGAAATTCTCTCTATTCTTTTGACTCAATGGTTTTGGGTCGCACTCATCTTTACCACCCTTTCGCTATCCTGGCGCGCTGGCGTCCGTTCTTATGAAGCTTATGGTCGGTAG
- a CDS encoding A/G-specific adenine glycosylase — translation MEKLLSWYKKHGRKLPWRRTRDPYKILVSEVMLQQTQVPRVLLYYEKWLTQFPSWRSLAQATNAQVIRAWSGLGYNRRALMLRDVAKTVVGQGVPKSETDWQKLKGIGPYTAAALAVFSLRTRALPIDVNVRRVLGRVFFGKPYPTPKIDRLICENKRIVFGRAHQFYDVPQALFDLSTMICKKKPLCEICPLRTECKTAPRFLSGGVKTPKRSLKKSRERIRIGKKYPDRIYRGRILKLAAHIRGVGLRHVGSVVDPAYTPRDAAWMTAMIERLIADKLVVRRRGRLFVE, via the coding sequence ATGGAAAAACTGCTTTCCTGGTATAAAAAACACGGCCGGAAGTTGCCCTGGCGCCGCACGCGAGACCCGTACAAGATTCTCGTTTCGGAAGTTATGCTTCAGCAGACGCAGGTGCCGCGCGTCCTTTTATACTACGAAAAATGGCTCACGCAGTTTCCGTCGTGGAGATCTCTAGCGCAAGCAACGAACGCCCAAGTCATCCGCGCGTGGTCGGGGCTTGGGTATAATCGCCGTGCCCTTATGCTTCGCGACGTGGCAAAAACTGTTGTGGGGCAGGGAGTGCCGAAGTCGGAGACGGATTGGCAGAAACTCAAAGGGATTGGGCCGTACACGGCGGCAGCGCTTGCGGTGTTCTCTTTGCGCACGAGGGCTCTGCCGATTGATGTGAACGTTCGCCGCGTTCTCGGGCGTGTGTTTTTTGGCAAGCCTTACCCAACACCCAAAATAGATCGGCTAATTTGTGAGAATAAGAGAATAGTTTTTGGACGAGCGCATCAGTTCTACGACGTTCCGCAAGCGTTATTTGATCTTTCCACAATGATCTGTAAGAAGAAACCGCTGTGCGAGATTTGTCCGTTGCGTACGGAGTGCAAAACGGCGCCAAGATTTCTCTCCGGAGGAGTAAAAACGCCAAAACGTTCTCTTAAGAAATCCCGCGAGCGTATTCGCATCGGTAAAAAATATCCTGACCGCATTTACCGGGGGCGTATTCTTAAACTGGCGGCCCACATTCGTGGGGTGGGCCTGCGCCATGTGGGTTCTGTGGTTGATCCGGCCTACACACCACGCGATGCCGCATGGATGACGGCTATGATCGAGCGTCTCATCGCCGATAAACTTGTTGTACGCCGCCGCGGTCGCTTATTCGTGGAATAA
- the xth gene encoding exodeoxyribonuclease III yields MPKRTRTIISWNVNGIRSVLRQGLSDFIKKHHPDILCLQETKAEQGQAVVDLPDYEEYWNSAKKRKGYSGTAIFSKQKPLSVSFDLPVKGGVLTDEYGDANGEGRVITADYGDFFLVNVYTPNAKPDLGRLAYRHKVWDPAFLKYLKALEKKKPVIATGDFNVAHEEIDIARPKENVKNAGFTPEERKGFERIVEAGFVDTFRLLHPNEKDRYTWWARWSNARARNVGWRIDYVIVSPALKRKIKRAFILDHVMGSDHCPVGVDLLG; encoded by the coding sequence ATGCCAAAGCGCACGCGCACGATTATCTCTTGGAATGTCAACGGTATTCGCTCGGTCTTGCGGCAGGGTCTTTCGGATTTTATAAAAAAACACCATCCCGACATTCTCTGCCTACAAGAAACGAAGGCTGAGCAAGGCCAAGCCGTCGTAGATTTGCCGGACTATGAGGAGTATTGGAATAGTGCAAAGAAGAGAAAGGGATATTCTGGCACCGCGATTTTCTCCAAGCAAAAACCTCTCTCGGTTTCTTTTGATTTACCTGTCAAAGGCGGGGTGCTTACGGACGAGTATGGGGACGCTAATGGGGAAGGGCGCGTGATCACGGCCGATTACGGAGACTTTTTTCTGGTCAACGTGTATACACCAAATGCAAAGCCGGACTTGGGACGTCTGGCGTACCGACATAAAGTTTGGGACCCGGCGTTTCTGAAATATCTTAAAGCCCTTGAAAAGAAAAAACCCGTGATTGCCACAGGCGATTTCAATGTGGCGCACGAGGAGATAGACATTGCGCGACCGAAAGAGAATGTGAAAAACGCCGGCTTTACTCCCGAAGAGCGCAAAGGGTTTGAGCGCATAGTGGAGGCGGGGTTCGTGGACACGTTCCGTCTGCTCCACCCAAACGAAAAAGATCGTTACACGTGGTGGGCGCGCTGGAGCAATGCCCGTGCGCGCAATGTCGGTTGGCGCATTGATTATGTTATCGTCTCGCCGGCGCTCAAGAGAAAAATTAAACGCGCGTTTATTCTTGACCATGTTATGGGCTCCGATCATTGCCCTGTGGGGGTTGATTTGCTAGGGTAG
- a CDS encoding leucyl aminopeptidase: protein MNITIVKGRLEEQKADLLVVNEFSGVEKTGGATGSVNKALGGLLEKLMKEEQFNGGQRETLLVRTGGVIPGSRVLLVGLGERKDFSLETVREVSAAAYNTAKKLGARRVVSILHGAGAGKLSALLCAKAQTEGVRLAEYEFVKRKKAPEKKTPKVESWTIVSSDAAHVRAGARGVGEGELSAEGTIFARDLVNEPAGQMTPRHLALAAQNIAKVSKGAVRIKVFEAGQIEKMGMGGVAGVGQGSVHPPYFVHLIYKPRGAKKTVAVVGKGITFDSGGLSLKPADYMMTMKCDMAGAAAVLGLFSVLTRVAPKVTVHGIFGACENMPSGNAIRPGDVLKALNGKTMEVLNTDAEGRLTLADSLSYASKLKPDALVDLATLTGACMAALGEEITGVMGNDHKLTGAILQAAAAAGEKMWELPLEKRYKDLIKSEIADVKNIGGKYGGAITAGLFLQEFVDAEIPWVHLDIAGPAFAERPVNAYTRYGGTGAGVTTLIEFLKK from the coding sequence ATGAACATCACTATCGTCAAAGGCAGACTGGAGGAACAAAAGGCCGACCTTCTTGTGGTAAATGAATTCTCTGGTGTGGAGAAAACCGGCGGAGCGACGGGATCTGTTAATAAAGCGCTTGGGGGGCTTTTGGAGAAACTCATGAAGGAGGAGCAGTTTAATGGCGGACAGAGGGAGACGCTTCTAGTGCGGACGGGGGGTGTTATTCCCGGCTCACGGGTTCTTCTTGTTGGACTCGGTGAACGAAAAGATTTTTCTCTAGAAACCGTACGCGAGGTGAGCGCTGCTGCGTACAACACAGCGAAGAAACTTGGGGCGCGCCGCGTCGTCTCGATTCTTCACGGCGCAGGAGCAGGGAAGTTGTCGGCGCTTCTGTGTGCAAAGGCACAGACCGAAGGCGTACGGCTTGCCGAATATGAATTTGTTAAACGGAAAAAGGCACCAGAGAAAAAGACGCCGAAAGTAGAGTCCTGGACTATCGTCTCTTCGGATGCTGCTCATGTGCGTGCGGGGGCAAGGGGGGTGGGCGAAGGCGAACTTTCTGCCGAGGGAACGATCTTTGCGCGCGACCTTGTGAATGAGCCAGCGGGACAGATGACGCCAAGACATTTGGCGCTCGCGGCGCAAAACATCGCAAAGGTGAGCAAAGGAGCCGTTCGTATAAAAGTTTTTGAAGCAGGGCAGATCGAAAAGATGGGTATGGGGGGGGTTGCCGGCGTTGGTCAAGGATCTGTTCATCCGCCATATTTTGTCCACCTTATCTACAAGCCACGCGGGGCAAAGAAAACGGTTGCGGTGGTGGGGAAGGGCATCACGTTTGACTCCGGTGGTCTTTCTCTCAAACCGGCCGACTACATGATGACGATGAAGTGCGACATGGCCGGTGCCGCGGCGGTGCTTGGGTTGTTCTCGGTGCTTACGCGGGTTGCTCCAAAGGTTACAGTGCACGGGATTTTTGGCGCCTGTGAAAATATGCCGTCGGGAAACGCCATTCGACCGGGCGATGTACTCAAAGCGCTCAATGGAAAGACGATGGAGGTGTTGAATACGGATGCCGAGGGACGTTTGACGCTGGCCGACAGTCTTTCGTATGCGTCCAAATTGAAGCCCGACGCTCTTGTGGACCTTGCCACACTTACGGGTGCGTGCATGGCGGCACTTGGTGAAGAGATAACAGGGGTGATGGGGAACGACCACAAGTTGACAGGAGCAATATTGCAAGCGGCTGCCGCGGCTGGCGAAAAGATGTGGGAGCTGCCACTTGAGAAGAGATACAAAGATCTCATCAAATCTGAAATTGCCGACGTAAAAAATATCGGGGGGAAATACGGCGGCGCCATTACCGCGGGTCTCTTCCTGCAAGAATTTGTTGACGCGGAAATTCCCTGGGTTCATCTAGACATTGCCGGTCCCGCGTTTGCCGAGCGGCCGGTAAATGCGTACACCCGTTATGGCGGCACCGGAGCCGGTGTAACAACACTCATCGAGTTCTTGAAAAAGTAG
- a CDS encoding peroxiredoxin, which produces MIDQNTEDFLCCAHAQVGEQAPDFTLEGVDTDGVTFRTYPLKSHRGEWVVLFFYPLDFTFICPTEITQFSTRFADFQKLNTIVYSCSTDSVHSHKQWLKEIGPLKFPMLSDMTQEMSDAYGVLVHSKGITLRGTFIIDPEGVLRYAAYNDLDVGRSVDEVLRVLAALQTGERCPVDWKPGEQTLGK; this is translated from the coding sequence ATGATAGACCAAAATACCGAAGATTTCCTTTGCTGCGCACACGCGCAAGTGGGAGAGCAGGCGCCAGACTTTACCCTAGAGGGAGTAGATACGGACGGAGTTACCTTCCGCACCTATCCCCTGAAAAGCCACCGTGGTGAATGGGTTGTCCTTTTCTTCTACCCGCTCGATTTCACATTCATTTGTCCCACGGAGATCACACAGTTCTCCACGCGCTTTGCGGATTTTCAAAAGCTCAATACAATCGTGTACAGCTGCTCAACCGACAGCGTGCATTCGCACAAGCAGTGGCTCAAAGAAATCGGGCCTCTCAAATTCCCCATGCTCTCGGACATGACGCAAGAGATGAGCGACGCGTACGGTGTTCTTGTGCACAGTAAGGGCATCACGCTTCGTGGCACCTTCATCATTGATCCCGAAGGAGTCTTGCGCTACGCCGCATACAACGATCTCGACGTCGGACGATCCGTAGATGAGGTCCTGCGTGTTCTTGCGGCGCTGCAAACCGGCGAACGCTGTCCCGTAGATTGGAAGCCGGGTGAGCAAACGCTTGGAAAATAG
- a CDS encoding DUF3179 domain-containing protein — MQGRGRIFLGILAVFAVVLFIAEYRARTAGPRIEPFAQSEGWGIPREEVYDSGLSSSSIPAIDAPAFISPSEADIFLYDEGEGVSLSLGGETQFYPFQILVWHMVVNDMIAGVPIVVTYDPLVGSAMVYDRRVEGRTLLFSVSGKLWNSNVLLLDRETGSLWPQTTGRAVNGEFLDRDLAPIGSEIVTWKKWKAQRTTGRVLSKNTGAVRDYTRNPYLGYEENRLVYFPLSRRDIRLHPKELVFGYTGPEGETKAYPREYLVEEGSITDTVLGRKVVMTFNENTGVLRARGEDVAGVASDVFLRPMYWFAWAAIHPDTELYDPLGEKQKVESEQQEGE, encoded by the coding sequence ATGCAGGGACGCGGAAGAATTTTTCTTGGGATTTTAGCGGTTTTTGCCGTCGTGCTTTTTATTGCAGAATATCGAGCGCGAACCGCAGGGCCTCGTATCGAGCCGTTTGCGCAAAGCGAAGGGTGGGGTATCCCGCGTGAGGAAGTGTATGACTCCGGCCTCTCGTCCTCGTCCATTCCGGCCATTGACGCCCCCGCGTTTATTTCCCCAAGCGAAGCGGATATATTTTTGTATGATGAAGGCGAGGGTGTCTCCCTATCCCTGGGCGGCGAGACACAATTCTATCCTTTCCAGATTCTTGTGTGGCACATGGTTGTGAACGACATGATTGCCGGTGTGCCCATTGTTGTTACCTACGATCCTCTTGTGGGAAGCGCGATGGTCTACGATCGCCGTGTGGAGGGCCGCACCCTCTTGTTTTCGGTGAGTGGAAAATTATGGAACTCAAACGTTCTCTTGCTTGATCGCGAGACGGGAAGCCTTTGGCCGCAAACAACAGGACGGGCGGTGAATGGGGAATTCCTTGATCGCGATCTTGCACCGATAGGATCGGAAATCGTCACCTGGAAAAAGTGGAAGGCACAACGCACAACAGGACGCGTGCTCTCTAAAAACACCGGGGCTGTGCGTGACTATACGCGTAATCCTTATCTTGGCTACGAAGAAAATCGTTTAGTGTATTTCCCGCTTTCCCGTCGTGACATTCGTCTCCACCCAAAGGAACTCGTCTTTGGGTATACAGGACCGGAAGGCGAGACGAAAGCGTACCCGCGCGAGTATTTGGTGGAAGAGGGAAGTATCACCGACACGGTTCTCGGGCGCAAAGTTGTCATGACGTTTAACGAGAACACAGGTGTGCTTCGTGCGAGGGGAGAAGATGTGGCGGGCGTGGCAAGCGATGTATTTCTCCGTCCTATGTATTGGTTCGCATGGGCGGCGATCCATCCAGACACAGAGCTCTATGACCCGCTCGGAGAAAAACAGAAAGTGGAAAGTGAACAGCAAGAAGGAGAGTAG